The following are from one region of the Lytechinus pictus isolate F3 Inbred chromosome 4, Lp3.0, whole genome shotgun sequence genome:
- the LOC129258231 gene encoding uncharacterized protein LOC129258231, with translation MEWTETERGGLKLLLDGFIYVKKKNLANGWESYECTLRRNRNACKARIKVFGADQFRDKTEHNHPPDHGKANAYKLKAAMKRRAVSTDESPQEILMATMHQATDEGAMSLPGLTNMRRTIRRQRQDHRQSLMMKARSTSDLGDQSSSPLETDASILVYSSADSVRQDRGQEPLATTRNAEVIKIFAKDQRPFPVPEVPVAYKDTVYQDSVEYPVTDDSRKLEHRNHLIMVTDKALEVNSRSNLDIVQQGDQVDLVVRNSENPKASGGKKTLMASEDESSCGPRLNIVQKTINLQQDPEALYVPGSSRRQGQYVSPGILARPIHSTLLKRSTGHKVTAPRAKIGLIPVGAIRMPAATYPALFSPSMPLGHDDPGVPT, from the exons ATGGAGTGGACAGAGACCGAAAGGGGAGGACTCAAGCTCCTTCTTGATGGGTTCATCTACGTCAAGAAGAAAAACCTTGCGAACGGATGGGAGAGCTATGAGTGTACGTTAAGGAGAAACCGCAACGCCTGTAAAGCCAGAATTAAG GTGTTCGGTGCTGACCAATTCCGAGACAAGACAGAACACAACCACCCACCCGACCACGGTAAAGCCAATGCCTACAAACTGAAGGCTGCCATGAAGAGAAGGGCAGTATCAACAGACGAAAGTCCTCAAGAGATCCTGATGGCCACCATGCACCAGGCTACGGACGAAGGGGCAATGTCCCTTCCGGGACTCACCAATATGCGAAGGACTATCCGGAGGCAGCGGCAAGACCATCGGCAATCTTTGATGATGAAAGCCAGGAGCACCAGTGATCTAGGAGATCAGAGCTCCTCACCCTTGGAaacagatgcaagtattttggTATATTCCAGTGCTGACAGTGTGCGCCAAGATCGTGGCCAGGAACCCTTAGCAACTACGAGGAATGCAGAGGTCATTAAAATTTTCGCTAAAGATCAGAGGCCGTTTCCCGTTCCAGAAGTTCCAGTAGCATACAAAGATACTGTATACCAAGACTCTGTGGAATACCCAGTGACGGATGACTCAAGAAAACTTGAACACCGAAACCATTTAATTATGGTCACTGACAAAGCTCTGGAGGTAAACTCTAGATCAAATCTTGATATCGTTCAGCAAGGCGATCAGGTTGACCTTGTGGTCAGGAATTCAGAAAACCCAAAAGCCTCTGGAGGCAAGAAAACATTGATGGCTTCAGAAGACGAATCATCATGCGGTCCTCGACTTAACATCGTGCAAAAGACCATCAACTTGCAGCAAGATCCTGAAGCTTTGTATGTCCCAGGTAGCAGTAGACGTCAAGGTCAGTACGTCAGTCCTGGAATTCTGGCCCGACCAATCCATTCTACCTTGCTCAAACGTTCTACGGGCCACAAAGTTACCGCCCCACGAGCTAAGATAGGCCTTATACCTGTCGGAGCAATTAGAATGCCAGCAGCCACATACCCTGCTCTTTTCAGCCCATCCATGCCACTTGGTCATGATGATCCAGGTGTTCCTACATAA